From Nevskiales bacterium, one genomic window encodes:
- a CDS encoding SDR family NAD(P)-dependent oxidoreductase: MTATTTPGRVWITGGGTGIGRALALRMARAGWQVAISGRREAPLRETQAMAQGAAGRIECFPCDVTHHAGVLKTVEQIEAALGELDMAVLNAGTYAGERETRFSVELFREILDTNVMGVVHGIDAVLPGFYARRKGQIVIVASVAGYSGLPMAAAYGASKAALINMAESLNLDLAPKGIKVTLVCPGFVKTPLTDQNKFPMPFLMDADAAAEKMYAGILSGAFEVTFPKALALPLKAMRSLPYALYFPLARKATQKK, from the coding sequence ATGACAGCGACGACGACACCGGGACGGGTATGGATCACCGGCGGCGGCACCGGCATCGGCCGCGCGCTGGCCCTGCGCATGGCGCGCGCCGGCTGGCAGGTGGCCATCTCCGGGCGGCGCGAGGCGCCGCTGCGGGAGACGCAGGCCATGGCGCAGGGCGCGGCCGGGCGCATCGAGTGCTTCCCCTGCGACGTCACCCATCATGCCGGGGTGCTCAAAACCGTCGAACAGATCGAGGCCGCCCTCGGCGAGCTGGACATGGCGGTGCTCAACGCCGGCACCTATGCCGGCGAGCGCGAGACCCGCTTTTCGGTGGAACTGTTCCGCGAGATCCTCGACACCAACGTGATGGGCGTGGTGCACGGCATCGACGCCGTGCTGCCCGGCTTCTACGCGCGCCGCAAGGGCCAGATCGTGATCGTCGCCAGCGTCGCCGGCTACAGCGGCCTGCCGATGGCGGCGGCCTACGGCGCCAGTAAGGCGGCGCTGATCAACATGGCCGAGAGCCTCAACCTGGACCTGGCGCCGAAGGGAATCAAGGTCACGCTGGTGTGCCCGGGCTTCGTCAAGACCCCGCTCACCGACCAGAACAAATTCCCGATGCCGTTTCTGATGGATGCCGACGCGGCGGCGGAGAAAATGTACGCCGGCATCCTGTCCGGCGCCTTCGAGGTCACCTTCCCCAAGGCGCTGGCGCTGCCGCTCAAGGCCATGCGCAGCCTGCCCTACGCGCTGTACTTCCCGCTGGCACGCAAGGCGACCCAGAAGAAATAG
- a CDS encoding UDP-glucose/GDP-mannose dehydrogenase family protein has product MRVTIVGTGYVGLTTGLTLGYIGHDVTCVDANPEKLRLLRSGKSPIHEYGMDELLQLLRDGVVFTDDLRGAVGEADVILIAVGTPPKPNGEADVSQVESAAATLAEGLQNGRRYTLVVKSTVPIGTNRRVEHIVRQALKNRGVAAELFMASNPEFLREGRALADSFYPDRVLVGAASEHAMDAMYHLYKPLLDQSFTPPSFLKRPDDYRLPRYITTDATSAEVSKYACNAFLATKISFINEMGGLCERVGADITQVARVMGLDHRIGPHFLNAGLGWGGSCFPKDTKALMAMAGEYSYQMPIIEAACEVNQRQRRAVVEKLQTALKLLRGQTIVVLGLAFKPDTDDVRESASMDLVRLLVERGAVVRAHDPVGLDNARPELDALGVESAADVYELARGADALLLATEWAQYARLDLRRLAGEMRTRVLVDARNFFRAQDARAAGLEYFGVGR; this is encoded by the coding sequence CTGCGTTCCGGCAAAAGCCCCATCCACGAGTACGGCATGGACGAGCTGCTGCAGCTGCTGCGCGACGGGGTGGTCTTCACCGACGACCTGCGCGGCGCGGTGGGCGAAGCCGACGTGATCCTGATCGCGGTCGGCACGCCGCCCAAGCCCAACGGCGAGGCCGACGTCAGCCAGGTCGAGTCCGCCGCCGCGACGCTGGCCGAGGGCCTGCAGAACGGGCGCCGCTACACGCTGGTGGTGAAATCCACGGTGCCGATCGGCACCAACCGCCGCGTCGAGCACATCGTGCGCCAGGCGTTGAAGAACCGCGGCGTGGCGGCGGAGCTGTTCATGGCCTCCAATCCCGAGTTCCTGCGCGAGGGTCGCGCGCTGGCCGACAGCTTCTATCCCGACCGCGTGCTGGTGGGCGCGGCTTCCGAACATGCCATGGACGCGATGTACCACCTGTACAAGCCGCTGCTCGACCAGAGCTTCACGCCGCCGAGCTTCCTCAAGCGCCCGGACGACTATCGCCTGCCGCGCTACATCACCACCGACGCCACCAGCGCCGAGGTCAGCAAGTACGCCTGCAACGCCTTCCTCGCCACCAAGATCAGCTTCATCAACGAGATGGGCGGCCTGTGCGAGCGCGTCGGCGCCGACATCACCCAGGTGGCGCGCGTGATGGGGCTGGATCACCGCATCGGCCCGCATTTCCTCAATGCCGGTCTGGGCTGGGGCGGCAGCTGCTTCCCCAAGGACACCAAGGCGCTGATGGCCATGGCCGGCGAGTACAGCTACCAGATGCCGATCATCGAGGCCGCCTGCGAGGTCAACCAGCGCCAGCGTCGCGCAGTGGTGGAGAAGCTGCAGACCGCGCTCAAGCTGCTGCGCGGCCAGACCATCGTGGTGCTGGGGCTGGCCTTCAAGCCGGACACCGACGACGTGCGTGAGTCGGCGTCCATGGACCTGGTGCGGCTGCTGGTCGAGCGCGGCGCGGTGGTGCGCGCCCACGATCCGGTGGGCCTGGACAACGCGCGCCCCGAGCTGGATGCGCTGGGCGTGGAGTCGGCCGCCGACGTGTACGAGCTGGCCAGGGGAGCCGACGCGCTGCTGCTGGCCACCGAGTGGGCGCAGTACGCCAGGCTGGACCTGCGCCGGCTGGCGGGCGAGATGCGCACCCGGGTGCTGGTGGACGCGCGCAATTTCTTCCGCGCGCAGGATGCACGCGCCGCCGGGCTGGAGTATTTCGGCGTCGGCCGCTGA